Within Buteo buteo chromosome 10, bButBut1.hap1.1, whole genome shotgun sequence, the genomic segment ATCGTGTCCTGTTCTGACTGCACCATGCTGTGCAGGAGCAGTCTCAGAGGCTGTACATGGGGGGGTTTCATTGCACTGGAATTACAGGGCTCAGTAGGATAACCATAAGCTGACCATATAATTGTCTacagaagaggcagcagtgctAATCTGACTTGACTCTCGGGGCAGTTTAGGGAGACAGACTTTATGGAAGTAGGGGCACAGCAGCAtcagagcagcaggctgggagcGCTGGTCCATGGGAGCAACTGAGAGGCTGTCCCTGTTCTTGGGATGAgtctcctcctgctctccagGGCTGGAGAGTGCCACACTAACTTTAATAGCAAGACCGTATTTGATTACTTTCCATGGTCCTCACAGCTCCTGAAAAAACCTGGCCCGTTCTGTGAAAACACAGTGCAAATAATATCATGGCACATGCTCAGGAAAGTTAGCATCTGCAGCCCAGACCACGCTTAACAAAAAGGGGCAATGTTCCAGTCTCTGTCATCATGCTGCCTGGAAAGCAAGCCTCAGCTCTCATTTCCAAATgagcaagttttaaaaaaacgtAGTGCTAGTCTGCTTTTGCATCTGCAAGGCTTGTGAGTTCCCAACTCTGCTGGAATTACCTGCTCTTGCCACACTGGCTGTGATCAGGCCACGGGCAAGCCACTTACAGGTGTGATCAGGGGCTGTGCAACCCCCCAATGGCAAACACATGGGAGGTAAAAGCCTTGAGCAGCTGTTGGGAGTTCAAAGGCTTCTAATGATATGTTGCAGGAAGGTTTTGGCTGAACAGGGCAAGAAAAGGTGCAGGAGGAGTAATCGTGCATTTTTAATGTAGATAAGGAAAATATGGCCATAATCTTAATATCTCCCGGTGTGGAGATGGTACAAACCACTTCCAGTGCACAGCCATCTGCAATCTGTATGACACAGGGAGTCAGGCACATGATTGTAACGGTCCTCTCAAGCAGCATGTATTGCTACAGTCCCCTGAGATGTGCACTTTGTGCAGTGCAAACCTATTCCTGAAACTTCTGCCATGTGGCATGGCTCTAGACACAATGTCCCAGATAGGAGGAAGTCTTATATGAAGTCTCCCATGAAGACAGGTTGAGagaattggggttgttcagcctgggaaagagaaggcGCCAGGGaaaccttatagcagccttctaGTGCCTAAAGAGGggctacaagaaagctggagagggactttttacaagggcatgtagtgacaggacaagggttAATGGcttcaaactgaaagagggtggtgaggcactggaacaggtttcccagagaggctgaggatgtcccatccctggaagtgttcaaggccaggtcagatggggctttgagcaacctggtctagtggaaggtgtccctgcccgtggcaggggggttggaactagatgatctttaaggtctcttccaacccaaaccattctatgattcatgTTTGGGAATCCAGAACAGGCAAAAATGATGTAGAAACTGCATGTAAATGATATGGGGAAATGCGAAGCGGTAAGTAAGGAGCACCTCTGTGCCCTCAGCCCTCCTGGCATCCATTCCCACACACCAtaagaacagagaaagagggTGACTAACTTTGTTACTAGCTCGCAGACATCCTTCCAGTCCTACTGATATGTTCTCTCCTCAGCAGAATTTACTAGTAGAGAattgcaaagtgctttgagattGTGCAATAACTGGCAGAGATATGTAAAATGGGTAATGTCCATTAGTGACAACGGGGCTGATATTCTTACCATTGCTACAAGTTTGTCACCCAACCTGTCTGTGTCTAAGATGCCCTAAGATGTCCACCAGTGGTCAGATCAGGACATACTGCGGTAGGTGTCGTTTGACCTCAGAAGCTCAGCAGTCCTGTGCTTAGCTATCATCTCGTTGGGTCCTATGCTTAACTATCAACTTGTTGGGAAACTACCTGGAAATCCCAGCTGCCTGAGCCAAAGAGTGAAATGCTCGTGAGTTTAGGTGTCTAGAAAAAGAGTAAGTGTAAAACTCAAGCTGCTGAGGCTTAGGATAGGATCAGTAACGCTGGGGGAGATAGATAGTTGCACCAGAGCCAGTGTGCAATAAAGGCTTGTATTTGATAGAAGAATCCACCCTTGCCAGTGGAGCAAGTGGCAAAGCATCAGCTGTGACAGCACTAGAGGGTGCCAGAGCAGACCTTTCCCACCACCAGCacgcagcacccacctcaccctCCGGCACAGACTGCACATGGCAGCCCGACTCCAACCTCCTTCCCTTGCGGCTTGCCTTTACCAGGGCGCAGCACTGAACCTGCAGATTTGCATGTCTGTGCTCACTCTCTGTTCAACACTTTCTGTGTGCTCAGAGTGAaggggctgctctgctcctgtaACACAAAGCCAAATATATGAAAGTCAGCCCAACATACATCTCATCATCTCACCTTCTCCCTTAGGAAACCGCTGGCATAGGTAAAGAGAAGAACACGGAGCAGCCAGCCTAACCTTTCACTCTTTAATCAGGCAAATTGCTGAAGACTTGTGGTTGTGAAGAGACTGCAGACTTGGGCCTCCTGTGGTTAAGATGAGAGATGGGTTTGAGATGCAAAGTTCagatttaaaaatctaataCAGAAGCTTGGTGTTGGGCGTATCTGATCAGTAAGATacacatttctgtatttgcattCACTTTTTCTGTTACACTCATAAAATGCAAATCAATCTTAAACGTGTCTTAATGCACTTCTAAGGGAGCCACACATGCAGTAACAGCCTGACCCAAAGTGCAGAAAACCATAAAGCCGGACCCACGTCTTAGTGCCCTGCAGGAGGAGAGTGAGACAGCGGGGGCATGTGtgggtcccagctctgcaaaCAGGCACCCCCAGCTGTAAGTCAGACTCGAGGGCGTCATGCAGAAGAGGCTCTGCACCCCGAGGTCCTTTCTTACTGTTTGGTCTGCCTCGATTACATTCACCAGGATGTTTTTCTAAACAGGACAAACGCTACCTGGCGTGCTCTGGAGGGCTCAGCACCGGGTTGGAAGTCGGACGAGCTAGGAACCactttaaaatcatattttagaATAATGATATAAAAGCAGGTAAAGAGCATAGCTGGCTAGCAGCAGCCGTGCCAGCTGAGGCTACCCGAGGTGCTTTTGGAGGCGCGGTCCCGGTCGGGAAACGAGAGCCATCGCGGCAGCAGCGAGGGGCTCGCCGGGTGCGTTAACGaggatttctcttctgtttttttcagcctcGGAGCGACCAAGTGCTGTGGACCCACATCCGCTACACAGGTGGGTGGGCGTCGGGGCAGGGGGCACCCCGGGAGGGCTCCCGGGGTCCCGCAGCGCTGCCGCCGGCCCCTCGACGAGCGCCGGTACCCTCGGCCCGCTGCCCCCGTACAGCAGCCGCTACGTTGCCCTGGCACCCCGGGAGGGCTCCCGGGTCCGCCGGAGCGCTGCGCCGCTTACCGGGCGGCTCCCGGCTGGCTCTCCGGAGCGTTTcctgcggagggggggggggggctcccggGATACCGGTACCCCCGGAAGGCTCCTCCGGTAcccggcggcggctcccggcTTCCCCACGTTGCAACTCCCCCCAGTACTCCGGTGCCGCCGGAAGGCTCCCCCCGGTAGCCGGGAGGGCTCCCGGCTCCTCGCCGTGCCCCGCACCGACCCGCGGTCCCCGGGCACTGTCGTGGCAGCCGGTGGCCCCTAAAGTGCTGGAGGCTGTTAATAACGCGCTTTGTGTTACTGCAATGGCTATTTCTTCTGGTGGAGGAAGGTGCCAGGAGAGCTGTCTGGGGGAGAGAGGCCAAATCTGACCCAGTGCTGCAAGgtgccaaaaccaaacaaaagggTTTTcccagagcagaagaaaaaacctgaaaaccagCGTGGATTTCTGCAAACCTTACCTATCTACTAAACCAAGCTTTCACTCTGCGAAAGAAcgagaaaagtatttttgagAATTTACTGAATACGTGTGGTGTGCTCTTGGGGTATTTCTGAAACAAGTCAATGATTTCCTGatttatgaaaaatgtaaatgatttCCTGGGGAAGAGCAAGTGAGCGTACACACGGTAGCAGAAATAGCAATGCTTTGTGTGCTGACTACGTCGGATGTTTTGTCCGATGACATATCTCAATGATAGAAGCAAAtactaaaatttttaaattgtactaaaaatattgttgacggcTTTACTTACAGTTAATATTGTAAGGTAGCAATTAGTgtaacctaatagaaacccaTGTTCTTAGAGAAAAAGCTTGAGAAATTTGGCCTCAGCCCGGAggggctgtgctgcctgccaggAGACCTTCTGGGTCCCCTGGTCCCAGGGGTTTCAGCTGGTGTGCTGAAAACCCGGGAGCATGGCAGGGAAACATTTCCACCATAGCCCTGGCAACTGTTACTGCCCGTTCCAAGAGGAAATCTTTCATGCTAAGTTCTAGTTTAATTTCTCCTGACCCTGCTCTGtattaatttgtttcttctgtttctgtctctacGCCGCTCTTTTATGCTGTctcctgttaaaaaaacccccaaacaaacccagagTTAAGGACTTATGTTACTAGCATCTCCACAGAAAGcactttttctcttccttccagctctgaacaccttttcctcttcttattTACTGTCTTTATTATCTGTTCTCTTTAGAAACCTGTTCTTCCTAAACTCACAtgtctgtattttaagaaagacATTTAAGAAAGACAAGCATAAATAGAAACTTGGAGGAATAATTCATATAAACTGGAGTTGTAGTCCAAAAGGCACATCTCGCTCAGGAGTGGGAACCTGGAAACTTCCACTGTAGATGATGCCTGTCTAGAGTAGATGATATTCTAGCTCTGGTCTGCCCTATTCTCTAGTTCGCTCTCTTCCTTTCCTATATTTTTCCACCTTTCCTGCAGTCAGTCTGTATAAAACAACCCATTTCCAAGAAGACATTTGTCCTCATGGGatcatctttgctttcttccattccAGGTGAAAGCATCAAAGGAGCAGCTGTGAATCTCACTGCTGAAGTAGGCTCTATTCAGGTCAGAAATGGTTCCATCATAATCACCTGTGATGGCCTCTACCTATTGTCCTTGAAGGGCATTATCTTTTTGCCTGACTCAGAAAAGGACTTGCTGAAGCTGACACTGTGGAAGACGGACAAGATGAGGAGCACGGCTCTCTGGGAGCAACCTGTCTGGGTCAGTGGCAATGCAGTAAATCTCACCATAGTGCTCTActtgttttctgaagataaCATCACCCTGGGGACCAGCTCCAATGCCACCATTGGGGATTTGTCGTTTAGCCTTGTGTTACTAAGTCCCTTCATTTGCTCGTAGAAGATGATGTATGAAATGTAACATGTAAATTATAGCCTTTCCTACCAATCCATTTGCATGTGGGAGGCTTGTTCTCACAGGCTGTACTTGTACAGGCAGACTGCTCTAGCCTCCCTCCTTGGGGCTGCGGAAGGCCTCAGCTGGAGTGCAGATAAATCACAGTGCAAATGGGCTTTATATAGTGCATGCCGTGTTCATCTCTTTGGAGCTCTGCGCAGCTGTTTTGCTACCTCGGATGGATCTTTCTAACAGTGGAGAAAGGGATGCGCGAAGCCCTTGAGgggaacagaaatgaaagccaaagaaaatcaCCTAAGCTTAGCTCATATTCAGAGAAACCCTGGATTTCTCTACTTACTTGACAGTATCCGTATATAGTACAAATGCGCTGTatatttgctaaaataaaagtcTGGTAAATTGGGAAGATACCTCAAGTGTCTTGAAGCCAtttggagaaggaggagaacaGACCTGCTCAACAGCCCTTTGCCTGGCAAGGCAGAAGACAGGGAAGAGGCGGCAAGCAACTTCCTTTGCAGTGGTCCAGATAAATGCTCTCTGAGAGTTAAAGGCCACAAAAAGAAGGTGGTATTTCAAAATGAGCTAACAGGACTGCATTGGACAGCAGAAACACAGGTCCTGCAGTGACTATGAGGTTTTTAGGAGCAGCTTTTGAGAGTAGAGGCCCACTGGCTGTTCCAGCTATCTGCAGGCTACTGAAGCCTGAGCTGAGGGAATATCTGGTGGGACATTTACATCTTGACACAAGCTCTTGGCGGTGTTAAGTTGAAGGAGAATCTTCTTCAagcgcacacacacagactgGCTTGACCCCAAAATGATCCAGGCACACGAAAATTTGGAAAAACATGAAGACTCTGGATTTGGTGGGTTCTCTCTAATGGACCAAGTGAAACCTGCAGGTCCGAGCATCCTTTCCTCTGGGAGGACTGAGATGGTTCTCATGAGCCTCGCAGTAGATCTTGTCATACAGGTATGCACCACAGAGAGATTCACAGGCACAACCTCCACGATGCACCTGTGTACCCATGCACAccctgcctggctcctgctgaACTCAGACTGCTCTCAGCAATCCTGGGCTGTGCATCCCTCTTCTCATTACAGCTTGTGGCTGCTGAGGACAAGTCCTGCTCTGCCTGCGCTGCAGGCAGCACGTGACCTGAGCACAGCCAGCAACTGTTGTATTTTTGGTTGAAGTGCGGTAGATTTCAAGGGCAAGTTGACTACCTGGCTCCAACGAACTCCAGCAACATTTCAGCCTCTCACTGCTTTTGTTAAaagtatttatgtatttatactATAGGCATAAGAATGTTACTTCAGATTTCTTAGAAACACTGCGAAGGGTTCAGACTTTGGGTTGTCAGCACTAAGCTCCTCTTTGCAGATGCTCCCAATGCCGCGGAGCATCCCTGGTACATGGGCACAGTGCTGCCGCCTGCCTTGGCTCCCCAGCTGACCCGCTCCGGGCTGAGCACTCCTGTGGGCTCAGGTGCCAAAGGTATCTAAGGAAATCTTTCAGGCCTTGGTGAGCTTTTCTATATGCTTTATGCTATTGTTATAGGCTTTATGAACTTCCCTACCTGGGGCCAGGCCACAGCCCCAGGGGAAACCGCCGTGGCCGAAGCAGTTATTCATGCAGTGCCCAGAAGGAGCTTTTTCTCATCTCAGGACTGAGAAGCTGTGGGCTGACTTGCACCCACAGGAtgctcctccccagctgcaagGGGCGTTTTGGGCTTTTACCTCTGGCCACTCTGTCCACCACAGGGATCGAAGGCAGCTGGACCCTGCCCCCAAGCTGGGGACTGTCACACTCCCCAGCTGAAGTGAGAATGTGTTTCCCTTCCTAAAAGCCAATAAAACTTTCCTTTGTAACCTTCAGGCTTGCAGTGTCCCTCGGGAGTAGGGGTCTGTGTTTGCAGACATTTTCACTGGTATGAAAGctaaatgaaattttcaaatactttctttttttttacagttcagcttcagtttcagcTCCCCCCAAGGGCATGCAGGGCTGGTGCTTCCCAATGTCGGCTaacacaggcagggcaggcccTGTCAGTGGTGTGGACAGGGGTGCACAGGACAGCAAGAAAGATTAAACCTAAACAACACAAATGGATTTGTACCTCAGAAGGGTGCACCCTTTCTTCTTGCTTAGAGCAGGAGAGGGCATTTCACACACTGATTCCCCTGCACTTTCAGGCTGAACTAGACTGACCTACACATATACATGTACATCATGCACTTGTCttgaaataaagtttgaaataaTTCAATTCCTGAGATTAGTTACCTTTGGGACTGACTATCCTCACCACTAAGGTTCCACACTATCAGCTTCTGTTTGTATTTAGTGACCCCTTCCTCCACAAGGTTAAAAGTCTCTTTGATATGAGAAACATTAGTTTTTGTTATTGGAGTTGTTAAGGCTTTGTGGGAGCTTGTAGATGGTGCTAAAGTCACATCATACAGCTCTGTTCAACCAGGTCAGTGCATTGAAGTTTTAGGTCACCCCTCAAAGCTCATTACAGCTGGAGGTGTTGAAGTGCAAGGCTGGACTAGGCAGTTTCTGGAGACAATCCTTAACTCTGGAGGGACAGTGTGTTCCCCTTCCCATGCTTACGGCCACTGAAACAGGACCTCATGGTCTGTCCCTCACAGGGCTTTTCACAAGACCCATTTCAAAGAATACAGTAGTCAACCGGAGATTACTGACTCCTCCATGATTTTAAAGCAATCTCCACTGCTGCTGTGACTTGTGTTTAACACATGCTACTGCATAAACTACCATGAGGTGGCCATGGTGtattccttcccttctctctcctctttccaaCCTCCCCACTCATGTAAAGCAAGGGGACAGGGTGACAAACCTGATGTAAGAGCCATGGTCACCCCTGGTGAAGGAGCTGGCTTCACTGCACCCATCAGAGCCGGAGGGCTCTTGCTCTCCAGCCGAGAAGAAACTACTGAAGGCAGCGCAGAATGGATGGGGGCTCCTTTTCTTTACACGGGTACAAGAACAAATGATgggaaacatttaatttaaattccaTTCACGTCCCTTCAAAAGTCATCTCCTTTTCTACCACAAATGGTTACTAGTAATGGTGGATAATGAGCCTGTGGTTTTTAGATACCACTTACATGTCATCAGCAAGCATGAGTCACAGCTATTGCCTGTCCCCTTCACTAacaagagagaacaagaaagctGGAGTGTGCTTAGCAAAGTGCAATCGATCCCACTGCTGTAAAGCTAGCACTGTCCAGCTCAGACGGCAGAAAGCACAGGAATTTAGTTTCCATATTCAAGCATCAAAATGGGAAAGTATGATACAAAATCCAATGGTCTCCTACAGTAACTGGTTGGGAAAGTTTGACCTACTAGACTTTTCTCAGCAACATCCATAACTTCAGCCAGTAGAACTGTTCTCTGAGCTGATGATTATTGTTTTCCAAGTGATCCAGACCAGCCCCAGGGATGCTTGCTTCCAGCTATGTGGTGATCCACCAAGTGAACCAAACTGAGTAATACTCACTGAGGACTGGGAGAATGGGAGTTGGTACCAGACCAGAAAGGGACAGTGGCAAGAGAGCTGCAGAAGGATTTGTCGTTTGCCATTAGCAGCCTTGTATGCCCTAAGGCTAGG encodes:
- the TNFSF4 gene encoding tumor necrosis factor ligand superfamily member 4 is translated as MERQPDVESRNQDQMDRNREHAEDEWKSWQRRQVRNTLHLVSAAAQWILLLACLIYIGIGSLQPSTPRSDQVLWTHIRYTGESIKGAAVNLTAEVGSIQVRNGSIIITCDGLYLLSLKGIIFLPDSEKDLLKLTLWKTDKMRSTALWEQPVWVSGNAVNLTIVLYLFSEDNITLGTSSNATIGDLSFSLVLLSPFICS